DNA sequence from the Halobacterium sp. DL1 genome:
CTGCTCCGTCGGGCCGACGGTGCGCTCGATGAGGTCCTCGGTGAGGTTCTCGAACGTGGCGCGCGTGAGGTCCTGCTCGAGGTGGACCGGGCCGGAGTCCGTCGCCGTGACGAACGGGAGGTTGATGGTCGTCTCCTTGCGTGATGAGAGTTCGATCTTCGCCTCTTCCGCGGCGTCTTTCAGGCGCTGGAGGGCCTGGCGGTCCTCGCGGAGGTCGATGCCGTGGTTGTTCTCGAACTCCTCGGCGAGGTGGTCGATGATGGCCTCGTCCCAGTCGTCGCCGCCGAGGTCGTTGTCGCCGTTCGTGGCGACGACCTCGTAGACGCCCCCGCCCAGGTCGAGGATGGAGACGTCGAACGTACCGCCCCCGAGGTCGTAGACGAGGACGGTCTGGTCGGACTCGTCGTCGAGGCCGTACGCCATCGACGCGGCGGTCGGCTCGTTGATGATGCGCTCGACCTCGAAGCCGGCGATCTCGCCGGCGTCCTTCGTGGCCTGACGCTGTCGGTCGTTGAAGTACGCAGGAACGGTAATGACGGCCTTCTCGACGTCGTGGCCGAGATACTCCTCGGCGTCACGCTTGATCTTCTGGAGGATCATCGCCGAGAGCTGCTCGGGCGTGTACTCCTCGCCGTCGAGTTCGACCGTGTAGTTCTCCTCGCCCATGTGCCGCTTGATGGACGCGATGGTCTCGTCGGGGTTCTGGACCGCCTGGTTCTTCGCGGGTTTGCCGATGAGGCGCTCGCCGTCGTCGAACGCGACGACCGACGGTGTCGTTCGGTCTCCCTCTCCGTTGACGATGATCTCGGGGTCGCCGCCCTCCATCACCGCGAACGCGCTGTTCGTGGTGCCAAGGTCGATGCCCAGAATCTTCTCGCTTGCCATGTTACCCGGATGTAAGCCGCGTTTTCCCTTTAAACCTTGCTAGTGATACCGACTACCACGACTGCGCTACGCGCCTTCATCGTGCGGTTTCCGGGATATCTCGCCGACCTAGCCGGCGGATTTATGATGAACCAGTGGGCCATCGCACCGCCGTCCTGCGGTCGCCGCTACTACTTGCCGCTACTCCCGTCGCTCACCGTGACCTGCGCCGTTCGGAGCACCTTCCCGCCCATCTCGTAGCCCGACCGGTAGAGCTCTGCGACTGTTCCCTCGGGTTCGTCGGAATCGACCCGCATCATCACCTCGTGGCGCTGCGCGTCCACGTCCGCACCCGGGTCCGGCGCTATCTCCTCGACGCCCTCCGAGTCGAGCACGCGGTCGAACTCGTTGCGCGTCAGTTCGACGCCCTCGCGGAGTCCGTCCGCGTCGCCGCTGTCCTCGTCGAGCGCCCGGTCGAGGTTGTCCCGCACGTCGAGCATGCGCTCGACGAGGTCCTCGGTGGCGCGCTCGCGAATCTCGTCCTGCCGGCGCTTCGCGCGCTGCTTGTAGTTCTGGAAGTCCGCCTGCTTGCTCTGGAGGCGCTCGGTAAGGTCCTCGACCTCCGCCTCGGCGTCCGCCAGCTCGCCCTCCAGTTGGGCCACCTCGTCGCCGAGGTCCGCGTCGTGCTCGCGGACGCGGGCTGCCAGCGTCTCCGACTCCGCTCCCCGGTCCACGTCCTCGTCGGCGTCCGCCTCCCCGGCGGCCTGCTCCGCGTCGTTGCTCATACTGGGGGAAACGGGCGCGCGGATTTACGGATTTCGGGACGCGCGCGACGGCCAGAACAACTATCGGTCGGAACTGCGTCCGTGGCCGCGTGGCAGACGAATTCGAACTCAAGCAGACCGGCGTCGTCTCCGGCCTCGTCATCGGGCTGGGCGTCGCCGCCGCCATGTTCGTCGCCGCGGACAGCGTCGCGCTCGCACTCGCCGTCGGTCTCGGCATGGGTGCGGTGTTCGCCGTCGCGCTGAGTTCCGGCCAGTCCGACGACTAATTACGCCCCGTTACGTACGGTCGGCCGTGACGGTCCGTCTCGCGTTCGAGGACGGGACGCTCCGCGTCGAGAGCGACGGCCAAGACTTCCCGGACCTCGAAGCCCTCCCAGGGGTCGAGTACGACGAGCGCACGGAGACCGGTCGCGCACCAGCCCACCGCTACGCCGACGTCGTCGACTACCTCGACCACCGGGACATCCCCTTCGAGGACGACGCGCTCGCCGCGGACCCGCTCGACGTCGCGTCGGCCTACGAACTCCGGGACTACCAGCGCGACGCGCTCGACGCCTGGGAGGCAAACGACCGCCGGGGCGTGCTCGAACTCCCCACCGGTTCCGGGAAGACGGTTATCGGGCTGAAGGCCATCGAAGCCGTGGGACAGAGCGCGCTCGTCGTCGTCCCGACCATCGACCTGCTCGTCCAGTGGAAGCGCGAACTCGCCCGGGAGTTCGACTGCGACATCGGCCAGTTGGGCGGCGGCGAGCAGACTGTGGGCCCGGTGACGGTCGCGACGTACGACTCCGCGTACCTCCGCGCGGACGACCTGGGTGACCGGTTCGCGCTCGTCGTCTTCGACGAGGTCCACCACCTCGGCGGCGAGGGGTTCCGCGACATCGCCCGGATGCTGGTCGCGCCCGCCCGGATGGGCCTCACCGCGACGTTCGAGCGCCCGGACAACGCCCACGTCGTCATCGCGGACCTCGTCGGCGACGCCGTCTACCGCATCTCCGCGGACGACCTGGCAGGCGAGCACCTCGCGGCGTACGACGTCAAGCGCATCGAGGTGCCGCTCACCGACGCGGAGCGCGAGCGCTACGAGGACGCCCAGGGCACGTTCACGAACTACCTCCAGCAGTCGAGCGTGCAGTTGCGCTCGGGCAGCGACTACCAGGAACTCGTCAAGCGCTCGGGCACCGACCCCCGGGCGCGGGAGGCGCTACTCGCCAAGCAGCGCGCCCGCCGCATCGTCCGGGAGAGCGACGCCAAGGTCGCGGAACTGCAGAAGATTCTCGACCGCCACCGTCGGGACAGGGTCATCGTGTTCACGGCGTCGACAGACCTCGTCTACCGTCTCTCCGAGCGGTTCCTGCTGCCGGCAGTCACCCACGAGACGGGCGCCCCCGAACGCCGTGAGATTCTCGAGAAGTTCCGGGACGGGACGTACTCGCGGGTCGTGACCGCGAACGTCCTCGACGAGGGCGTCGACGTGCCGGACGCGAACGTCGCGGTGGTGTTCGCGGGCAGCGGGAGCGAGCGGGAGTTCACGCAGCGACTCGGGCGCGTGCTGCGGCCGAAAGACGACGGTGGCCGGGCACTGTTGTACGAACTGGTGAGCGCGGACACCGCAGAAGAGCGCGTCGCCGACCGCCGTCGTTAGTCCTCCTCGATGCTCACGCTCGGGTTGAAGTTCTCGATCTCCGAGAACTGGACGTCGTAGGTGATGTTGATTATCGTCGAGGAGTGGGCGTCGAGGGACACCTGTCGCACCTTCGTCGACGCCTCGCCGTTCAGGTCGCTGTTGATGTACACGGTGCCCGAAGCCTCCCGGCTGCTGGGGTTCGAGACGGTAACCACGTAGACGAGCGAGCCGTCCTCGCCCTCCTCGAAGTTCGAGTCCGCTACCTCGAGGACGTTCTCGTCGCGACCCCGGCGCAGACAGCCCGCGACCGCGAGGGTGACGCCGGCGGCCGCCGCGCGTCCGAGCAGAGTCCGCCGCTTCATACCCTCCGGTTCCGGCGTGTCGGCAAGTATCTTCTGCATCCTTTTGTGGGCGGCGAGCGTAGCCGGCGCCGTGCTCACGAAGGACCTCCTCCGCGTGTCCCGCGCGGGCGGCGGCTATCAGCCCCAGTTCGCCGGGGCCGACAGCGAGGCGCTCGCCGCCAGCGTCCTCGGGACGTTTCAGGGACACGTCGGGGAGGAGCGGGGCGTCCTGCGCGACGCGCTCGCGGACCTCGAGGCAGACGCCGAGGACTTCAAACTCGTGCGCGGCCTCGCCCACCTCGTCGAGCGCGACGCCACGTTCGCCGTCGAAGCCCCCCTCGACCCCGAGAGCGCGCGCCGCGCCGCCTTCACCGCAGCGGAGGACGTCGGGGTCGTCACCGCCGACGAACGGGAGGCCGCGCTCGCCGCCGCCGCGGAGCGCTTCCCGGGCGACCCGACGCCCGACGCCCTCGCCGAGTCGCTGTACGCCGACCGGGAAACTCGCGAGGTCCTCGTCGAAGTCGCGCCGCGCTGGTCGCCCGCCGAACTGGTCGCCCAGTACAACCTCTCGCTCGCCCAGACGGCGCTGTTCGACGCGACGGAGGTCCGCGTCGAGTCGACGGACCCGCGCTCGCTCGTCTCGGCGGTCAAACGCCTGGGGCTGCTGTACGAGGTCATTCCCACGGACGAGGGGCGAAAAGTCGTTCTGACAGGGCCGGACGCGCTGTTCCACAACACCCGGCGGTACGGCACCAGGTTCGCTCGCGTGCTCCGGGCGGTCGCGACCGCCGACGAGTGGCGCCTGGAGGCGACCATCGACGACCGCGGGACGGAGCGCCTGCTGGTGCTCACCGGCGAGGACGTCTCGGTCCCGGACGCCGACCCCGTCGCCGAGGTGTCCTTCGACAGCGACGTCGAGCGGGAGTTCGCGACGCGCTTCGACTCGCTGGACCTCGACTGGACGCTCGTCCGCGAACCCGACGTACTCGCGGCGGGTGACCGCCTGATGGTGCCCGACTTCGCCTTCGAGTACGACTACGGCGACGCCCGCGTCTACTTCGAGATCATGGGGTTCTGGACGCCGGAGTACGTCGAGAAGAAGCTCGCCCAGTTGGAGGATACCGACGAGACGCTGCTGGTCGCCGTCGACGCGAGCCTCGGCGTCGGCGAGGAGATCGCGGCCCGCGACCACCGCGTCGTCGAGTACACCGGGTCCGTGCGAGTCAAGGACGTCGTGGACGCGCTCCGGGAACTGGAAGCCGACCTCGTGGCCGCGAACGCCGCGGACCTCCCCGACGAACTCGTCCCCGACGCCGACGTCGTGACGCTCGGGGACCTCGCCGCTACCCACGGCGTCAGCGAGGACGCGGTCGAGGCGAAGTCGTTCCCGGCGCACGAGCGCGTCGGCCGGACGCTCGTTCGGCCCGCGGTGCTCGACGCCGTCGCCGCCGAACTGGAGGTGGGGCTCTCCCGCGCCGAAGCCGAAACCACCCTTGACGACTCTGGCATCGAGGACGCCAGTGCCGCGCTCTCCCGTCTCGGTTACCGCGTCGAGTGGGAGGGGCTAGGTGGTGGGACGCTCCACGAAAAATAATCTATAGAGGTTATATCTAGAAACATAACTTCTAAGTGTTATACTGTCGTCGGTGAGTGTGATGCCGACTCGCTACGTCGTCCTCGGCGACGTCGTCGGTTCCCGGCGCATCGAGGACCGCGGCGCGTTCGGGAACCGACTCGTCGACGCCTGTGCGGCAGTCACCGAAGACCACGCCGACGCGTTCGACGCGCCGCTGGAACCCCTGAAGGGCGTCGACGAAGTCGGCGGGGTGCTCGTCGACCCGGCGCCCCTGTACGACATTATCGACGACCTGCGCGAACGCCTCCACCCCCAGGAACTCCGGGTCTCCGTCGCCGCGGGGGCTGTCGACGTCGGCCTCGACACCGGCGAGGTTTCCCGAATGGACGGGCCGGCGTTCCACCGCGCCGACGAACTCCTGGCCGACCTCGGAACGTCGCCGCTGCGCGTCGCGTTCGACTTCGACCAGGCACCCCTCGACGGCGCGCTCGCCGACGAGGTGAACCTCCTCTTCCTCCTGAAGGCGCGGTGGACGGACCGACAGCGCCGCGTCGTCGACGCCTACCGGGACGCCGACTCGCAGGCCGCAGCGGCCGACAGCCTCGGCGTCTCCCAGTCAGCGGTCTCGCAGGCGCTCTCCCGCGCGTCGTGGCCGGCCATCCGGGAGATTGAAACCAGATTGCAACGAACGTTCCGCGCAGTATGAGCGCGCTCCCGTTCGCCGCCACGGCTGAACACCTCGTCATCGCCGCTGCGGGCTACGCCGTACTGCTCGCCACCAGCGGCTTCGTCGTCACGCGCGCGCTGGGGCTGGTGCCCTCGGAGGACGACGTGCCGACCGGCCGCGAACGGGACGTCGGCGTGCTCATCGGGAAGTGCGAGAACGTCCTCACGCTCACGTTCGTCCTCGCCGGCGCGTTCACGGCGCTCGCCGTCGTGTTCGCCGCGAAAGGCATCGTCCGCAAGGACGACATCGAGAAGAACAGCCTCTTCTACCTCGCCGGGACGCTCGTCAACCTCACCTACTCCGTGCTCGTCGGCGTCGCCGTAACCGTCGCTATCGCGGCGCTCTGAAGCCTAGAGGTCCCGCTGTTTGCCCTTCGGCACCATCGACTTCAGTTCGCCGTGCGTGAACAGGCCGACGCCGATGGGTTCGACGCCGCCCGCGAGTTCGTGGGCGACGACGAGGTAGCCCCAGTCGCCGTCCCACTCGAGTTCGAGGTCCTCGCCCGCAGCGAAGCGCTTCGCGCGCTCGTCGTCGAGTTCGAGGACGTTCTTCGTGGCCGCGCGGCCGAAGCGCTGGACGGCGTCCGTCGTCGGCTTCCAGTGCTCCTGGCGCGTGCGCAGCAATTTCAGGCCGAGCGCCTCGATGGGAACCGGCCCCTCGAGGTCGTAGGGGAGGCCCCAGACCTTCCCTTTGCCCTTCTCCCAGAGCGTGTACCCCTCGAACGTGTCCTCGGGGACGCCGAAGCGCTGCACCCACCAGTCCACGACCGCCTGCCGGGTGGGCCGCCCCTCGACCTCGCGGTCGGCGCCGGACTCGGGCAGTCGGTCGAAGCGCCGGCCGTTGTTGTCTCTCACGCCGTCACCTCCAGTTTCGCGGCGAAGAACCCGCCCGTGTCGTTGAGGTGGGGGTAGTAGCGCCGCGTCTTCGTCAGCGACTCGTCGTAGGCCTCGTCGTCCCACTCGGTGAGTCCGGGCGCAGACGTCAGGCCGGTGTCGAAGTCGACGAGTCGGCAGTCCGCCGCGTCGAGGACGGCGTCGACGACGGCCTCGTTCTCCTCGGGGGCGAACGTGCACGTCGAGTAGACCACGCTGCCGCCCTCGCGGGTGAGTTCGACGGCGCGCTCGAGGATGTCCGACTGGAGTCGGCCGAGGTTCCGGCTGGCCGACGCGCCCGCGCTCTCAAGGGCGTCGGGGTTCTTCCGAATCGTCCCCTCGCAGGTGCAGGGGGCGTCCACGAGCGCGGCGTCGAAGGCGTCCACGTTCGGGAACGCGTCGAGAGTCGTACGGCGGGCGTCCCCGTTCGTCACCGCCGCCGACGTGACGCCGAGGCGGTCGCAGTTCCCCCGGAGTGCGGAGAGCCGTCCGAGGTTGTCGTCGTTCGCGACCACCAGCCCCCGATCGTCTATCTCGGCGGCGAGCTGCGCGGTCTTGCCGCCGGGCGCCGCACACGAGTCCCAGACCACGTCGCCGGGCTGGGGGTCGAGCACGGCGGGCGGGACCGAGGAGACCTCCTCCTGGCCGTGCATCCAGCCGTGGACGTACGGCCACGTGTTGCCGGGCTTGTCGGTGTCCAATTCGAGGACGCCCCGGTGCCAGTCGCGGCGCTCCACGCCGACCCCCTCGTCGTCGAGGGCCTCGACCACGCGGTCGGTCGTCGCCTTGATCGGGTTCACGCGGACCGTCGTCGGCAGCGGGCGCTCGCAGGCGTCGAGGAACGCGTCGAAGTCGTCGATGATCGGCTCGTACCGCGAGAGCGCGTCCATTGCACCCCGGTAGGCCCGAGGGCGGTTTGTGGCTTGCGCTCCAGACGCCCACCCGCTCGCCCCGTCTGCCCCGGCTTTATGCTACGGCCGTGCCAACGCTCGACCATGGCTCAAGTCCGCGTCAAGTCCGAACTGGACCTCGACTCCCCGACGCTCGTGGAGGGCCTCCCCGGAATCGGCCTCGTCGGCAAGATCGCCACCGACCACCTCGTCGACACCCTCGACATGACCTACGTCGCCAGCGTCGACTGCGCGAGCATCCCGCAGGTCACCATCTACGACGAGGGCGCCCGCCACGTCCTCCCGCCCGTCCGCATCTACGCGAACGAGTCCGAGGACGTCCTTGCGCTCCAGAGCGATGTCCCCATCTCCCGGGGCGGCGGCGACGAGTTCGCGGAGTGCATCACGGCGTGGCTGCAGGACAACGACGTCACGCCGCTGTACCTCAGCGGCCTCCCCCAGGCCGACTACGAACCCGGGGACGTCCCCGAGGTCTTCGGCATCGGCACCGGCGACGCCGTCGCGCGTCTCGACGATCTGGACGTCGGCCGGCCCCCCGAACGCGGCATCGTCGGCGGGCCCACGGGCGCCCTCATCAACCGCGCCGGCGAGTACGGCCTCGACGCCATCGGCCTTGTCGTCGACTCCGACCCCCAGTTCCCCGACCCCGCCGCCGCCAAACACCTCATCCAGGACGCCATCGAACCGCTCTCCGGCGTCGACGTCTCCACCGAGGACCTGGTCGAGCACGCCGAGGACATCCGCGACCAGAAAGAGCAGTTCGCCCAACGCATGCAGGAGGCCAACGAGGAGGAGTCGACGCAAGCACAGCCGATGCGGATGTTCCAATAGTACCTTTTTACTCGTCGGGTGCGCGCCGAGCGCGCACCGCTCCTCGCAAAAAGCTACGCTAAAAACTTCCCGCGCTCCCTCCGGTCGCGCGGCGAACCGCGACCCTTCCGGGGTCTTCGACCCGCTCGGGTCGCGGATGCTCGACCGCTGGTTGGTCGTTCTGCTCGACCCGGTTCGCCAAGAGTTATCAGGACCCGCGTTGCCCGTTGAGGTATGTCAGAGTTCTCGGCGCGGGTAGAGCAGGTATCCATCAGCGGCATCCGGGAAGTGTTCGAGGCGGCGGGTGAGGACGCCATCAACCTCGGTCTGGGACAGCCGGACTTCCCGACACCAGAGCACGCGCGACAGGCGGCCGTGGACGCCATCGAGTCCGGGAAAGCCGACGGCTACACGTCGAACCGCGGGACGCCCGAACTCGTCGACGCTATCGTCGAGAAGCACGCGCGCGACCAGGGGGTCGACGTGGCTCCAGAGGGCGTCATCGCCACTGCGGGAGGGAGCGAGGCGCTCCACATCGCGCTCGAAGCCCACGTCGACCCCGGTGAGGAGGTGCTGTTCCCGGACCCCGGCTTCGTCTCCTACGACGCGCTCACCCGCATCGCTGGCGGCGAACCAGTGGGGCTCCCGCTGCGCGACGACCTGACTCTCGACCCGGCCACCGTGGAGGAGCGCATCACCGACGACACGGCGGCGTTCATCGTCAACAGCCCGTCGAATCCGACCGGCGCGGTGCAGACGCCCAACGACATGCGGGAGTTCGCGCGCATCGCCGACGAACACGACGTGCTCTGCATCAGCGACGAGGTGTACGAGCACATCGTTTTCGAGGGCGAGCACCGCTCCCCGATCGAGTTCGCGGAGACCGACAACGTGGTCGTCGTCAACGCCTGCTCGAAGACGTACTCGATGACCGGGTGGCGACTGGGCTGGATCGCCGCCAGCGAGCGCCGCGCGGAGCGGATGCTGCGCGTCCACCAGTACGCCCAGGCCTGTGCCAGCGCGCCGGCCCAGTACGCAGCGGAGGCCGCGCTCTCGGGCCCGCAGGGCGTCGTCGACGAGATGGTCGCGTCGTTCCAGGAGCGCCGCGACGTGCTCCTCGACGGCCTCGAGGAGATGGGCCTGGAGGTACCGACGCCCCACGGTGCGTTCTATGCGATGCCAAAGGTCCCCGACGGCTGGGTGGACGAGGTGCTCGACCGCGGCGTCGTCGTCGTCCCCGGCAGTGCGTTCGGCGACGAGGGCGAGGGGTACGTCCGCATCTCCTACGCGACGGACATGGCCGAAATCCGGGACGCACTCGACGCGATGCGCGAAGCGACGGCGGCTGTGACGTAGCCCGGCGGCGGGTCAGATTCGTCGACGACCTCGAGTGTAGACGACGCCCGTTCGACTGTCTCCCCTGTTTTCTCTGCTCGGCGACCGGCGAGAAAGACCGTACCCGGCCCTGACAGTTATCCGGTCGCCAGCCCAACGGTACGTGTATGCACCTCGCACGGCACAGCGGGGGGTGGCGCGGCGACGCTGCCGCGCTCGCTTCCCAGGTTCACCCCGTGTTCATGCTCCCACCGCTCGCGGCGTCGGGGTTCGGCGCGGTGCTCGCCGGCGAGTTCACCCTCGACGTCGCGGCCGTCCACCTCGCCGCGATGTTCTTCGCAGTGTACACCGCGCACGTCAAGGACGGACTGGTGGACTTCCACGTCCGCGGGGAGGACGACGACCACCCGCTCACGGAGCGGGGCTGTCTCACCGCCATCCGCGGCGCCAGCGCGGCCTTCTTCGCGTGCGCGGCGGCGCTGTGGTGGGCCGTCGGCGCGGGCGCACTCCTACTCGTCCTGCCGCCTTGGCTCATCGCCTACCACCACGCCCCGCAACTAGATACGAACCCAGTCACGACGACGACGGGCTACCCGCTGGGCATCGCGTTCTCGCTGCTCGGGGGCTACTACGTCCAGACAGGGGCGCTCGGAGTGCGACCACTCGCGTTCGCCGCCGTCCTGCTCGTCCTGCTGGCCGGCGTAAAGGTCGTCGACGACTCCCAGGACTACGACTACGACCGCTCCATCGGGAAACACAC
Encoded proteins:
- a CDS encoding helicase gives rise to the protein MTVRLAFEDGTLRVESDGQDFPDLEALPGVEYDERTETGRAPAHRYADVVDYLDHRDIPFEDDALAADPLDVASAYELRDYQRDALDAWEANDRRGVLELPTGSGKTVIGLKAIEAVGQSALVVVPTIDLLVQWKRELAREFDCDIGQLGGGEQTVGPVTVATYDSAYLRADDLGDRFALVVFDEVHHLGGEGFRDIARMLVAPARMGLTATFERPDNAHVVIADLVGDAVYRISADDLAGEHLAAYDVKRIEVPLTDAERERYEDAQGTFTNYLQQSSVQLRSGSDYQELVKRSGTDPRAREALLAKQRARRIVRESDAKVAELQKILDRHRRDRVIVFTASTDLVYRLSERFLLPAVTHETGAPERREILEKFRDGTYSRVVTANVLDEGVDVPDANVAVVFAGSGSEREFTQRLGRVLRPKDDGGRALLYELVSADTAEERVADRRR
- a CDS encoding molecular chaperone GrpE, with amino-acid sequence MSNDAEQAAGEADADEDVDRGAESETLAARVREHDADLGDEVAQLEGELADAEAEVEDLTERLQSKQADFQNYKQRAKRRQDEIRERATEDLVERMLDVRDNLDRALDEDSGDADGLREGVELTRNEFDRVLDSEGVEEIAPDPGADVDAQRHEVMMRVDSDEPEGTVAELYRSGYEMGGKVLRTAQVTVSDGSSGK
- a CDS encoding SAM-dependent methyltransferase translates to MDALSRYEPIIDDFDAFLDACERPLPTTVRVNPIKATTDRVVEALDDEGVGVERRDWHRGVLELDTDKPGNTWPYVHGWMHGQEEVSSVPPAVLDPQPGDVVWDSCAAPGGKTAQLAAEIDDRGLVVANDDNLGRLSALRGNCDRLGVTSAAVTNGDARRTTLDAFPNVDAFDAALVDAPCTCEGTIRKNPDALESAGASASRNLGRLQSDILERAVELTREGGSVVYSTCTFAPEENEAVVDAVLDAADCRLVDFDTGLTSAPGLTEWDDEAYDESLTKTRRYYPHLNDTGGFFAAKLEVTA
- a CDS encoding ubiquinone biosynthesis protein UbiA — translated: MHLARHSGGWRGDAAALASQVHPVFMLPPLAASGFGAVLAGEFTLDVAAVHLAAMFFAVYTAHVKDGLVDFHVRGEDDDHPLTERGCLTAIRGASAAFFACAAALWWAVGAGALLLVLPPWLIAYHHAPQLDTNPVTTTTGYPLGIAFSLLGGYYVQTGALGVRPLAFAAVLLVLLAGVKVVDDSQDYDYDRSIGKHTVAVVLGEQGARRVAFALMGAAMVGVVAFVAFAVFPPSAVAAVAAFGAVAAFAARADPEIATMLLVRGCYVFLAVLVAAVWFQPLA
- a CDS encoding 3-isopropylmalate dehydratase; translated protein: MAQVRVKSELDLDSPTLVEGLPGIGLVGKIATDHLVDTLDMTYVASVDCASIPQVTIYDEGARHVLPPVRIYANESEDVLALQSDVPISRGGGDEFAECITAWLQDNDVTPLYLSGLPQADYEPGDVPEVFGIGTGDAVARLDDLDVGRPPERGIVGGPTGALINRAGEYGLDAIGLVVDSDPQFPDPAAAKHLIQDAIEPLSGVDVSTEDLVEHAEDIRDQKEQFAQRMQEANEEESTQAQPMRMFQ
- a CDS encoding aspartate aminotransferase produces the protein MSEFSARVEQVSISGIREVFEAAGEDAINLGLGQPDFPTPEHARQAAVDAIESGKADGYTSNRGTPELVDAIVEKHARDQGVDVAPEGVIATAGGSEALHIALEAHVDPGEEVLFPDPGFVSYDALTRIAGGEPVGLPLRDDLTLDPATVEERITDDTAAFIVNSPSNPTGAVQTPNDMREFARIADEHDVLCISDEVYEHIVFEGEHRSPIEFAETDNVVVVNACSKTYSMTGWRLGWIAASERRAERMLRVHQYAQACASAPAQYAAEAALSGPQGVVDEMVASFQERRDVLLDGLEEMGLEVPTPHGAFYAMPKVPDGWVDEVLDRGVVVVPGSAFGDEGEGYVRISYATDMAEIRDALDAMREATAAVT